GATGCTGGCCATCGGCACACGATAGGCCGACCGGCCGGGCGTGACTCAGCGCGGGTAGAGCAGGTACCGCCTGCGCAGGCGCTCGAAGTCCTGCCGCTCCCCGCGCCACGCCTTCGTCACGGCGTCGAGGTCGGCGCCGTCGTCGATCATCGTGCGCAGTCGCGGCGAGCCGGAGAGCTTGTCGATCCAGTACGGACGCACGGGATCGTAGTCGTCGTACCGCCACTCGAAGTCGGCGTACCTCTTCGCCTCGATCAGCATGGCGGCGGCGGTCGCGACACCGTCGAATCGCCGCGGGTCGGTGAGGTGCACCTGGACGCCTGCGCAGACCTCGCCCTCGTACTTGTTGAACGTCGGGTTGAAGTACGCCTCGCGGAACTGCACGCCGCGCAGGCCGTACGCGTTGAGCCGGTCGCCCCAGTGGTAGTCGAGCCAGGGTGCGCCGATCCACTCGAACGGTCGCGTGGTGCCGCGTCCCTCCGACAGGTTGGTGCCCTCGAAGTAGCACGTGCCGATGTAGACGGCGGCGCTGTCGACGGTGGGGATGTTGGGCGACGGCGCGACCCAGGGCAGGGAGAAGTCCTGCGCGACCATGGAACCGCGCCAGCCCCGGCACTCGACGACCGACAGGCGGTCTCCGAGCACCGTGTCGACCTCGTCGCGGAGGAAGACCCCGTCGTAGAACCTCGCGAGCTCGCCGACCGTCATGCCGTGGCGCTGCACGATCTCCTTCAGCCCGACGCCGGAGGTGAAGCCGGGCGTCATCAACGGTCCGTCGGCCTCGCCGCCGATCGGGTTCGGCCGGTCGAGCACGACGAACGCCCGGTCCGACTTCGCCGCGGCGCACATCGCGTTGTAGAGCGTCCAGATGTACGTGTAGAAGCGCGCGCCGATGTCCTGGATGTCGAACACGACGGTCTCGACGCCGGCCTTGTCGTACATCTCGACGTACTTGTCGATGTTCGCGCCGTACGCGTCGTACACCGTGAGGCCGGTGCGCGGGTCCTCGCTCGTGCCCTCGGACCCGCCGGCCTGCGCGCTGCCGCGGAAGCCGTGCTCCGGCCCGAACACGCCGCCGATGTCGAGCCCGTCGTCCGCGTGCATCGCGTCGACGACGTGGCCGTGGTCGCGCAGTACGCCCGTCGGGTTGCTGACCACCCCGAGCCGCGTCCCGCGCAGCATCTGCCAGCCCGCGGCCTCGGCCACCTCGGCTCCGGTACGGACCCGGCCGCCGCCGTGTCCGCCCTCCGCTCGCGCCGTGCCCGCCGTGGCGAAGACGGCCGATGCCGAGGCGACGGCGCCGGTCAGGACGGTGCGTCGGCCGAGACGGCCTCGCCGGTCGGACATGGCGTGCTCCTCAGTGTCGTTTCCGCGGCACGGTGATGTCCGCGTACACGGGGCGGTGGTCGGATGCCTGTGTGGCGAGGGTGGAATCCGGCACGACCGCCCGGTGGACGCCGACGTTCGCGCCGCACACGAAGTCGATCCGCTTGACCGGCTCCGCGGCCGGGTAGGTCAGCCCTGGTGGCGTGCCGACGCTGCCGTAGCCGTCGACGAGATGCGTCCAGAGCGACGCCAGCTCGGGCGCGCCGGCCTCGGCGTTGAGGTCGCCGAGCAACAGTTGCGGCGCGCGGCGCCCGTCCTCGCCCATGATCTGCACCGTCTCGTGCGCCTGGGTGGCCCGCACGGACGGGTCGGGCCGGTAGTCGAGGTGCGTGACGTACACGTGCAGCAGCGCGCCGCGCGCCCGCACGATCGCCTCGCCGAAGCCGGGCGCCGGCTCCGGCACCGGGTCGGGGTCTTGCGTCGAGAGCCTGGTGATGTCGTGGTTCTCGAACGAGACGATGGGGAAGTGCGAGAGGACGGCGACGCCGTACTCCCGCCTCGGCTCGCCCGGTGTGAGCGGGTCGAGCGAGTAGATCGGCGCGAAGCGCACCCGCATGTGCAGGCGCCTGGCCAGCTCCGTGGCCGTGTCGCGCCACTCGCTGCGCGCGCTCCAGTGCACGTCGACCTCCTGCAGGCCGACGACGTCGGCGTGCGTCTCGCGGATCGCGGCGGCCGTCCGGTCGAGGTCGAAGCCACCAACCCCCGCGCCCGCGGCGATGTTGTACGTCGCCACGCGCATCTTCACCGGTGGGGGACCGGCGGATGCGTGCGCCGCGGGGCCGGTGACGGTGAGCGCGGCGACGAGCAGTGCCGCACCGAGCATCCGGCCGACGCGCATCGAGGCCGCCCTCACCAGGTCAGGCCGTGGCCGAACGGATAGAGCGTGCTGCCGGGTTCGTTCGCCCTGGGGACGTCGACGGGCAGCTTGCCGTGTGGCGTGATCTCGCCGTAGAGGGTCTTGGCGAGCGACTCCATGGCGACGCCGTTGTACGCGTAGGTGGCGACGTGCGTCTGTGCCTCGTCGTAGTACGCGATGTCGTACGGGTCGCGTACGGCGACCGTGACCACCGGTTTGCCGGTCGCGAGCAGCGCCTTCACCAGCTGTTGCTGCTTGCCGTCGGGGTCGGTCGGGCTGCCTTCTGGGTTGGTCACCTTCGTGTCCCACGCCTTCATCGTGAGGACGACGGTGACGTCGTTGTCGGCGGCTCGCTCGACGGCCTGGGTGATCGACTCGTCCGTCGGCTGCGCGGTGGTCGCGACCACCTCCGTCTTCGCGTCACGGCGTTCCAGCGACGACGCGAGTGCGGCGGTGGTCGTCGCGTCCCAGCCGGTCACCAGCATCTTGCGCGGCTCGTCGGCCAGCGGGAGCAGGTCGGCGTCGTTGCGCACCACGGTGGTGGTGCGGTCGGCGATCCCCTGGGCGCGTGCGAGGTTCTTCGGCGTACCGACGACGTCCATCACGCGCGACTCGTTCACGAACGGCCGCAGGATCTGGCCGTTCTTCCACTTCAACCGGAGTACGCGGTACACCGACTCGTCGATGCGGCGCTCGGTCAGCTCGCCGTTCTTCACGGCCTCGATGACCGCGTTGTACGCGATGTCGAACTCGGGCGGGTTGAGCAGCACGTCGACGCCGGCCTTGAGCGCGAGCACCGGCACGCGGTCGTCGCCGTACTTCTCGCGCACGCCGGTCATGCCGAGCGAGTCGGTGTAGACCACGCCGTCGTAGCCGAGCTCGCCGCGGAGCATGCCGGTCATGATCGGCTTCGACAGCGTCGCCGGGTCGCCCGACGGGTCGAGGGCGGGCACCTGGATGTGCGCGGTCATGATCGCGTCGATACCGGCGTCGATGGCGGCACGGAACGGCGGGGCGTCGAGACGGTCCCACTCCTCCCTGGTGTGCTCGATGATCGGGAACCCGTAGTGGCTGTCGGTGGCGGTGTCGCCGTGACCGGGGAAGTGCTTGGCCGACGACGAGATGCCGGCGTCGTCCTGGTAGCCCGCGACCTGCGCCGCGGTGAGCTGCGCGGCGAGCTGGGGGTCGGAGGCGTACGAGCGCACGCCGATCACCGGGTTGAACGGGTTGACGTTCACGTCGGCGACGGGCGCGAAGTCCTGCCTGATGCCCATCGCGGCGAGCTCGCGTCCCGTGATGGCGGCGGCGTTCCGCGCGTCCTTGACGCTGCGGCCGGCGCCGAGCGCCATGTTGCCGGGGAACTGGGTCGCGGGCGGGCCGACGCGGACGATCGCGCCGCCCTCCTGGTCGATCGACATGAGCAGCGGGACGTGCGAGCCGGACGAGATCGCGGCGCGCTGCAGGCCGTTCGAGAGCTCGGCGGCGTTCGTGGGGTGGCCGACGTTGTCGGCCCAGGCGAAGTACAGGACCCCGCCGAGGTGGTACTTCTGCACCACCTCGCGCGGGGTGGCGACCCCGTACGCCTTGACGTTCTCCGGGTGCGCGGTGTCGGCGGTGGAGCCGTACACGCGCGTGGAGAACAGCTGACCGACCTTCTCCGGCAGGGTCATGCGCGCGATGTGCGACTTGATCCAGCCGTGCATGCGCGCGTCGCCGGTGGGTGCGGCCAGGGCGGGCGCGCAGACCGTGACGGCGGTGGCGACGGCGAGGGCGGCGGCGCCGAGGCGGCCGGTGGCGCGGAGGCGGCGGATGGGACGGCGACTGGCCATGCGGGCTCCCGACGGCGAGGGCGGAGATCGGGGGAAACTTGCCCGGCCCGGCCGTTGACCTGGAACTTACCTACGGCTCGGCGTCGCGGTCAACGGCCCGCGGTGAGGTGTCACGTTCGGTTCATCCGCGAGTGGCGGTAGCCGTAGAGCGCGTACACGAGGATGCCGAGCGCGAACCAGCCGAGGAAGCGCAGCCAGGTGAGCGGCTGCAGGTAGGTGACCAGCCAGATCGACGCCACGATGCCGATGGCGGGGACGACGGGCATGCCTGGGCAGCGGAACGCGCGGTCGAGGTGGGGCTCGCGGTAGCGCAGCACGATGACGGCCGCGCACACGACGACGAACGCGAGCAGGATGCCGATGTTGGTGAGCTCGGCCGCCTCGGCGATGGGTAGCAGGCCGGCGAGCACCGCGGACGCGCCGCCGAGGATCCAGGTGACCCGTGCGGGGACCTGCCGTCGGCTGGTCTTGGCGAACCACCGAGGCAGCAGGCCGTCGCGGCTGATCGCGTACCAGATGCGCGAGGCGCCGAGCATGAACGAGAACATGACGGTGACGATGCCGAGTACCGCGCCGACGGCGATGACGGTGACCAGCCAGTCGAGGCCGACCGATTGGAACGCCTGTGAGAACGCGCTCTCCGGGTCGATCTCGGTGTACTTCTGCATGCCCGTGAGGACGGTCGCGGCGAGAATGTACAGCACCATCGAGATGACAAGGGAGTAGATCATCGCCTTGGGCAGGTTGCGTCTCGCGTCCTTCGACTCCTCGGCCGCCGTGCTCAGGGCGTCGTAGCCGAAGACCGCGAAGAACACCAGTGCCGCGCCCTGGAACGCCCCGCCCCAGCCGAACGGGAAGTACGGCTGCAGGTTGGTGCTCTTGACGAAGAAGGCGCCGACCACGATGACGGCGAGCACGATCACGACCTTGACGACGACCAGGACGGTCTCGATGCGTGCACCCGTACGGATGCCGCGGGTGAGCAGGAACGCGATGAGCAGGCACAGGACCATCGCGAACAGGTCGACTACGTGACCGTCGCCGGTGCCGGGAGCGCCGAGCATCCAGTTCGGCAGGTCGATGCCGAGCTGTTCGAGCAGGAAGTTGAAGTACCCGGACACGGCGATCGCGACCACCGCGACGATCGCGGTGTACTCGAGCAGGAGGTCCCAGCCGATCATCCAGCCGACGGACTCGCCGAGGACGACGTAGCCGTAGGTGTACGCGGAGCCGGACAACGGGATCATGCCGGCGAACTCCGCGTACGAGAGTCCGGCGGCCGCACTCGCGATGCCGGCGACGATGAACGAGACCGTCACGGCGGGACCCGCGGTCTCGTTCGCCACCGTGCCGGCGAGGGAGAAGATGCCGGCGCCGATGATCGCGCCGATGCCGATGGCGGTGAGTTGCCACAGGCCGATGACCCTCGTCAGGCCCTGTCCCTCGCCCTGCTCCGCCGCCGCATCGATCGTGGCGGACTTGCGGCGGAAGATGCCCGTGCCGCTGCCGCGTGGTGCCGCGGGTGGGGTGCTGCCGGTCGACGTCGCCATGACGGCCTCCGCTCGTCCGAGCCCGATCCTGCCGGCCGGGACGATACTCTCGGTCGCTCCGCGAGACCAGAGCGCGACGTACGCGTAATCTCATGGAGTGCTCGACTACGACTTGGAAGCCCGGCGGTACGACGAGACGCGCGGGGGAGACGTCAGGGCCGAGGCTGCGGCAGCCGCCGTCGGGAGCCTGCTCCCGGCCGGTGTCCTGCGGGTGCTCGACGCCGGTGCCGGCACCGGGATCGTCAGCGCCGCCGTCGCCCGGCGGGGCCACGAGGTGTTCGGCCTCGACCGTTCCTTCGGCATGCTGCGCTACGCGGCCGACCGCCTCGGTGGCCGGCGCATGTGCGCCGACGTCACGGCGCTGCCGGTGCGTGACGGCGCCTTCGACGCGGTCTACCTGATGTGGCTGCTGCACCTGGTGCGGGATTCCGAGGCCGCGGTCGCCGAGTGCGTGCGCGTCCTGCGGCCCGGCGGCGTCCTGGTGACGAGTGTCGACGTCCACCTCGCGCACCAGGGTGTGCCCTCGGACGTGACGGCGGTGCTCGGACGGCACGCGACCGCCGGGTGGCCGGCGGACCAGCGCGACGGACGGCAGCGGGTGACCGCGGCGGCGCAGGCCGCGGGCGCGGTCCCCACGGCGGAGTGCACGTACCTCGGCTACGGCCGGGGCATGTCGCCGCGCGCCGCGGCGGCGAGCGCACGCCGCGGCGTCGACCTCGCGGCCTCCGTCGACGACGACCGCCGCGACGCCTGCGTCGCGGAGCTCGAGGCGCTGCCCGACCAGGAGGTCCGCCGTCCGGACCCCGACTACACGATGGTGTCGTTCACCCGCGTCTGAGGCCGCCCTCCTGACCCCACGTGGACGCTTCGTATGGGCTATGGCCAATGCGATGCGTCCACGTGAGACTCGGGGTGGCTACCTGGAGGGGTTCAGCCGGCGTTCGCGGTAGGCCGCGGCCTTGACGCGGCTCTGGCAGGTCGTCGAGCAGAACCGGCGGGTGCCGTTGCGCGAGGTGTCGACGTAGACGCGGTCGCAGGCCGGCGCCTTGCAGACGCCGAGTCGGTCGGCGTGCTCGCCGCCGAGGACGACGGCGAGCCCGGTGGCGCAGCCGGCGGTCCAGCTGCTCACCAGGCGCCCGTCGTCGCCGTGGTAGTGCAGGTGCCACGGCTCGCCGTCGTGGCGGCTGAGCTGGGGGTGGGCGCCGCTCTCGGCGAGCAGCTCGTTGACCACCGTCGCGGCCGAGTCGACATCGCCGGCGTCGACGGCCGCGAAGACCGAGCGGAAGCGGTGGGCGACCGCGGCGAGGCCGGCGGTGTCGGTCGGGCCGTAGACGTCCCGCGGCAGTTCGGGCCGTGCCCGGTGGGTGAGCGCCTCGGTGACCGCGACGCTCAGCGCCTCGCCGCCCGGTGCCTCGTAGGTCCGACCGCGCGCGGTGCCGGGGGTGACGACGTTCACCAGCCGGACGGTCATGGCGATGACCGCGTCGGTATGACTGTTGAAGTCCACTTGACCAGTCACGCCCTCTCGCCTAGTGTCGTCACCGTCAATCTCGGCTACGACAGTAACGGAGTGGGCATGGTCTCCACCAGCACCGCCACGGCATGGGTCCGCAGCTGGGACCGCCAGCAGGAGAGCTACCTGGCCGACCGAGAGGAGCGGTTCCAGGTGATCGCCGACGTCATCGAGGCGACGGCGGACCGGCAGGACCCTCTCGTGGTCGACATCGGCTGCGGCCCCGGATCGCTCGGCGCCAGGATCCTCGACCGGCTGCCCGGCGCCCGCGTCGTCGGCGCCGACAGTGACCCGGTGCTGCTCGGCCTCGGCGCCGGGGCGTACGGCGATCGTGGGAACCTCCGCTTCGTCGACACCGACCTGCGGGTCGACGGCTGGACCGCGGGGCTGCGCCTCGACCGGCCGGCGGACGCGGTGGTCAGCACGACGGCGCTGCACTGGCTCTACACCGACGAGCTCGGCCGGGTGTACCGCGACGTCGCGGGCCTGCTGCGCCCGGGCGGTGTGTTCGCCGACGGCGACCACATCTTCGCCGGCCCCGAGCAGCCAGGGCTCGACGCGCTCGGTCGCGCGGTGCGCGCGGCGCGGGCGGCGCGTGCCGGGGTGGAGCAGGACGCCGAGGCGTGGAAGCGCTGGTGGGACGAGATCGAGGCCGACCCGGAGCTCGCCGACCTCGTCGCCGAGCGCGGCCGCCGTCCGCTCGACCACAACATGGGCAGCGACGGTTACTACGACGTCAGGCTGCGGCTGCTGGCCGAGGCCGGCTTCGCCGAGGCCGGCACGATCTGGCAGTCCGGCGACGACCGCGTCCTGGTGGCGCTCCGCTGACGAGACGGTGCCGTGCGTGCTTCACCTCATGAACGTGGACTTCACCTCGTCCCTGCATGAGGTGAAGTCCGCGTTGATCACGTCAACGTGATCAACGCGGAGGGGGCGCGGTCAGAAGCCGAGGGACGCCTTGCGGAAGCGGTCGGTGTCGGCGGGGTCGCCGAGCACCTCGACGGTCGCCTGGTCGCCGCGGCCGTACGCGTAGAGGACGAGCTCGGACGCCGGGCCGCTGAGGGTGACGTACGACGAGCCGGGCCGTGCGCGCCAGAGCACGCCGTCGTCGCGCCGCAGCACGACGCCGGTGGGCGCCTTGCGGAGCAGTGGGCGGGCCATCATCCGGAGCCGCCGCCAGAGCTCCTCCTCGTTCGCCGCGGTCAGCGTGCGGGCGGACCAGTCGCCGCCGGCCCGGCGGACGTCCTCGTGGTGGACGTAGAACTCGATCGTGTTGACGGCGGCGTCGACCGGCGGCAGGGCGGCGGGTGACCACCGGGGCGGGCCGGAGCGCACGAGGTCGACGAGCCGCGGCCACGGGAGCCCGGTGTAGCCGCGCTGGATGCGGTCGGCCCGGGCGGCGAGGGAGCGGACGAGGAGGCCGGCGACGGCGTCCGGCCGCCGCTCCCGCAGGACGAGGTGTGCGGCGAGCTCGCTGGTGGTCCAGCCCTCGCACAGCGTCGGGGCGTCGGGACCGAGCTCGTCGAGCAGGTCGCAGAGGGCGGCGCGTTCGGTACGCGCGAGGCTCGTCATGACGCACAGCGTAGTTCTCGTGCGGAGGAGTGCACGGAGCGGTAAGGAGCGACGCATCGGACTGTCCCTCACCTGAGCTACTGTCAAAGAGCCCACCACTGAAGAGGACCCCTGTGCCCCGTGACGACGTGATGCGGCGCGGTCTGCGCCTGCTCGCCACCGCCATCCGCGAGGAGCCGCGCATCTTCGTCGGCGCCCTCGTCGGCAGCGCGCTCTACGGCGGCATGACGGTGGCCAGCGCCGAGGCGATCGGCTGGGCG
This genomic stretch from Streptosporangiales bacterium harbors:
- a CDS encoding DUF1343 domain-containing protein, whose translation is MSDRRGRLGRRTVLTGAVASASAVFATAGTARAEGGHGGGRVRTGAEVAEAAGWQMLRGTRLGVVSNPTGVLRDHGHVVDAMHADDGLDIGGVFGPEHGFRGSAQAGGSEGTSEDPRTGLTVYDAYGANIDKYVEMYDKAGVETVVFDIQDIGARFYTYIWTLYNAMCAAAKSDRAFVVLDRPNPIGGEADGPLMTPGFTSGVGLKEIVQRHGMTVGELARFYDGVFLRDEVDTVLGDRLSVVECRGWRGSMVAQDFSLPWVAPSPNIPTVDSAAVYIGTCYFEGTNLSEGRGTTRPFEWIGAPWLDYHWGDRLNAYGLRGVQFREAYFNPTFNKYEGEVCAGVQVHLTDPRRFDGVATAAAMLIEAKRYADFEWRYDDYDPVRPYWIDKLSGSPRLRTMIDDGADLDAVTKAWRGERQDFERLRRRYLLYPR
- a CDS encoding metal-dependent hydrolase, with the translated sequence MRVGRMLGAALLVAALTVTGPAAHASAGPPPVKMRVATYNIAAGAGVGGFDLDRTAAAIRETHADVVGLQEVDVHWSARSEWRDTATELARRLHMRVRFAPIYSLDPLTPGEPRREYGVAVLSHFPIVSFENHDITRLSTQDPDPVPEPAPGFGEAIVRARGALLHVYVTHLDYRPDPSVRATQAHETVQIMGEDGRRAPQLLLGDLNAEAGAPELASLWTHLVDGYGSVGTPPGLTYPAAEPVKRIDFVCGANVGVHRAVVPDSTLATQASDHRPVYADITVPRKRH
- a CDS encoding glycoside hydrolase family 3 protein codes for the protein MASRRPIRRLRATGRLGAAALAVATAVTVCAPALAAPTGDARMHGWIKSHIARMTLPEKVGQLFSTRVYGSTADTAHPENVKAYGVATPREVVQKYHLGGVLYFAWADNVGHPTNAAELSNGLQRAAISSGSHVPLLMSIDQEGGAIVRVGPPATQFPGNMALGAGRSVKDARNAAAITGRELAAMGIRQDFAPVADVNVNPFNPVIGVRSYASDPQLAAQLTAAQVAGYQDDAGISSSAKHFPGHGDTATDSHYGFPIIEHTREEWDRLDAPPFRAAIDAGIDAIMTAHIQVPALDPSGDPATLSKPIMTGMLRGELGYDGVVYTDSLGMTGVREKYGDDRVPVLALKAGVDVLLNPPEFDIAYNAVIEAVKNGELTERRIDESVYRVLRLKWKNGQILRPFVNESRVMDVVGTPKNLARAQGIADRTTTVVRNDADLLPLADEPRKMLVTGWDATTTAALASSLERRDAKTEVVATTAQPTDESITQAVERAADNDVTVVLTMKAWDTKVTNPEGSPTDPDGKQQQLVKALLATGKPVVTVAVRDPYDIAYYDEAQTHVATYAYNGVAMESLAKTLYGEITPHGKLPVDVPRANEPGSTLYPFGHGLTW
- a CDS encoding amino acid permease; translated protein: MATSTGSTPPAAPRGSGTGIFRRKSATIDAAAEQGEGQGLTRVIGLWQLTAIGIGAIIGAGIFSLAGTVANETAGPAVTVSFIVAGIASAAAGLSYAEFAGMIPLSGSAYTYGYVVLGESVGWMIGWDLLLEYTAIVAVVAIAVSGYFNFLLEQLGIDLPNWMLGAPGTGDGHVVDLFAMVLCLLIAFLLTRGIRTGARIETVLVVVKVVIVLAVIVVGAFFVKSTNLQPYFPFGWGGAFQGAALVFFAVFGYDALSTAAEESKDARRNLPKAMIYSLVISMVLYILAATVLTGMQKYTEIDPESAFSQAFQSVGLDWLVTVIAVGAVLGIVTVMFSFMLGASRIWYAISRDGLLPRWFAKTSRRQVPARVTWILGGASAVLAGLLPIAEAAELTNIGILLAFVVVCAAVIVLRYREPHLDRAFRCPGMPVVPAIGIVASIWLVTYLQPLTWLRFLGWFALGILVYALYGYRHSRMNRT
- a CDS encoding methyltransferase domain-containing protein, which codes for MLDYDLEARRYDETRGGDVRAEAAAAAVGSLLPAGVLRVLDAGAGTGIVSAAVARRGHEVFGLDRSFGMLRYAADRLGGRRMCADVTALPVRDGAFDAVYLMWLLHLVRDSEAAVAECVRVLRPGGVLVTSVDVHLAHQGVPSDVTAVLGRHATAGWPADQRDGRQRVTAAAQAAGAVPTAECTYLGYGRGMSPRAAAASARRGVDLAASVDDDRRDACVAELEALPDQEVRRPDPDYTMVSFTRV
- a CDS encoding CGNR zinc finger domain-containing protein, which encodes MDFNSHTDAVIAMTVRLVNVVTPGTARGRTYEAPGGEALSVAVTEALTHRARPELPRDVYGPTDTAGLAAVAHRFRSVFAAVDAGDVDSAATVVNELLAESGAHPQLSRHDGEPWHLHYHGDDGRLVSSWTAGCATGLAVVLGGEHADRLGVCKAPACDRVYVDTSRNGTRRFCSTTCQSRVKAAAYRERRLNPSR
- a CDS encoding methyltransferase domain-containing protein, with product MVSTSTATAWVRSWDRQQESYLADREERFQVIADVIEATADRQDPLVVDIGCGPGSLGARILDRLPGARVVGADSDPVLLGLGAGAYGDRGNLRFVDTDLRVDGWTAGLRLDRPADAVVSTTALHWLYTDELGRVYRDVAGLLRPGGVFADGDHIFAGPEQPGLDALGRAVRAARAARAGVEQDAEAWKRWWDEIEADPELADLVAERGRRPLDHNMGSDGYYDVRLRLLAEAGFAEAGTIWQSGDDRVLVALR
- a CDS encoding TIGR03085 family protein translates to MTSLARTERAALCDLLDELGPDAPTLCEGWTTSELAAHLVLRERRPDAVAGLLVRSLAARADRIQRGYTGLPWPRLVDLVRSGPPRWSPAALPPVDAAVNTIEFYVHHEDVRRAGGDWSARTLTAANEEELWRRLRMMARPLLRKAPTGVVLRRDDGVLWRARPGSSYVTLSGPASELVLYAYGRGDQATVEVLGDPADTDRFRKASLGF